Proteins from one Malaya genurostris strain Urasoe2022 chromosome 2, Malgen_1.1, whole genome shotgun sequence genomic window:
- the LOC131428167 gene encoding cysteine-rich with EGF-like domain protein 2 isoform X2, with the protein MGKKRVLVSHLLLFLCIIIENGAEIPQTIPSSLSTKKERLKTEKLPACKACSVLVNSFRDGMKRTERSKHDGGDAAWEEERLGSYKTSELRLVEIQESLCRDVSRGEDQCHQLAEEYESLIEDWWKKHQNQYPELHLWLCVEQAKVCCPEGFFGPNCEPCPNCFGNGKCKGNGTRKGNGKCACDEGYAGDNCENCGPEHYEAFRDTDKLLCTKCHKACAAGGCTGAGPNACRVCRNGWLMDSQRGGCTDINECITANTCTKHQFCVNNEGSFSCLECDRSCDGCDGDGPDMCKNCADGFELRDGMCSAIPEDIQHLPDDAPSPTAEEIKANDEL; encoded by the exons ATGGGGAAAAAACGCGTACTAGTTTCGCATCTTCTGCTATTTTTGTGCATCATCATCGAGAACGGAGCTGAAATTCCTCAAACGATTCCAAGTTCGCTGTCCACAAAAAAAGAACGACTAAAGACTGAAAAACTTCCAGCCTGTAAagcatgttcggtgttggtaaaCTCTTTTCGCGATGGTATGAAACGAACCGAAAGGTCCAAGCACGATGGTGGAGATGCTGCTTGGGAAGAAGAACGGCTCGGGAGCTACAAAACCAGTGAACTTCGCCTAGTCGAAATTCAGGAAAGTCTCTGCAGGGACGTCTCCCGTGGGGAAGATCAGTGTCATCAGTTGGCCGAAGAATATGAATCGCTTATAGAAGACTGGTGGAAAAAACACCAGAATCAATACCCGGAACTTCATCTATGGCTCTGTGTTGAACAGGCTAAAGTTTGCTGCCCAGAGGGGTTTTTTGGACCGAACTGTGAACCGTGTCCAAATTGTTTCGGAAATGGAAAATGTAAAGGTAATGGAACTCGAAAAGGCAACGGTAAATGTGCTTGTGATGAGGGATACGCCGGTGACAACTGCGAAAACTGTGGTCCGGAGCACTACGAGGCGTTTCGCGACACCGACAAGCTGCTCTGCACAAAATGTCATAAAGCTTGTGCGGCCGGAGGTTGCACCGGAGCGGGACCGAATG CTTGCCGCGTTTGCCGAAATGGGTGGCTCATGGACAGTCAGCGAGGTGGATGCACGGATATTAATGAGTGCATCACGGCCAATACGTGCACTAAGCATCAGTTTTGCGTAAACAACGAAGGATCGTTTAGTTGTCTAG AATGTGATAGATCGTGTGACGGTTGCGACGGAGACGGGCCTGACATGTGCAAAAACTGTGCTGACGGTTTTGAATTAAGAGATGGCATGTGTTCTG CAATCCCTGAGGACATTCAACATTTACCTGATGATGCACCCAGTCCAACAGCAGAAGAAATCAAGGCGAACGATGAACTATGA
- the LOC131428167 gene encoding cysteine-rich with EGF-like domain protein 2 isoform X1 codes for MGKKRVLVSHLLLFLCIIIENGAEIPQTIPSSLSTKKERLKTEKLPACKACSVLVNSFRDGMKRTERSKHDGGDAAWEEERLGSYKTSELRLVEIQESLCRDVSRGEDQCHQLAEEYESLIEDWWKKHQNQYPELHLWLCVEQAKVCCPEGFFGPNCEPCPNCFGNGKCKGNGTRKGNGKCACDEGYAGDNCENCGPEHYEAFRDTDKLLCTKCHKACAAGGCTGAGPNACRVCRNGWLMDSQRGGCTDINECITANTCTKHQFCVNNEGSFSCLECDRSCDGCDGDGPDMCKNCADGFELRDGMCSDTSSEKRNQYVTFTRYLTYFGLCIATFIVFQSSTWLAALVGIAVGVYITMSEIWLKTSPQATTAPSPTILDDILQQ; via the exons ATGGGGAAAAAACGCGTACTAGTTTCGCATCTTCTGCTATTTTTGTGCATCATCATCGAGAACGGAGCTGAAATTCCTCAAACGATTCCAAGTTCGCTGTCCACAAAAAAAGAACGACTAAAGACTGAAAAACTTCCAGCCTGTAAagcatgttcggtgttggtaaaCTCTTTTCGCGATGGTATGAAACGAACCGAAAGGTCCAAGCACGATGGTGGAGATGCTGCTTGGGAAGAAGAACGGCTCGGGAGCTACAAAACCAGTGAACTTCGCCTAGTCGAAATTCAGGAAAGTCTCTGCAGGGACGTCTCCCGTGGGGAAGATCAGTGTCATCAGTTGGCCGAAGAATATGAATCGCTTATAGAAGACTGGTGGAAAAAACACCAGAATCAATACCCGGAACTTCATCTATGGCTCTGTGTTGAACAGGCTAAAGTTTGCTGCCCAGAGGGGTTTTTTGGACCGAACTGTGAACCGTGTCCAAATTGTTTCGGAAATGGAAAATGTAAAGGTAATGGAACTCGAAAAGGCAACGGTAAATGTGCTTGTGATGAGGGATACGCCGGTGACAACTGCGAAAACTGTGGTCCGGAGCACTACGAGGCGTTTCGCGACACCGACAAGCTGCTCTGCACAAAATGTCATAAAGCTTGTGCGGCCGGAGGTTGCACCGGAGCGGGACCGAATG CTTGCCGCGTTTGCCGAAATGGGTGGCTCATGGACAGTCAGCGAGGTGGATGCACGGATATTAATGAGTGCATCACGGCCAATACGTGCACTAAGCATCAGTTTTGCGTAAACAACGAAGGATCGTTTAGTTGTCTAG AATGTGATAGATCGTGTGACGGTTGCGACGGAGACGGGCCTGACATGTGCAAAAACTGTGCTGACGGTTTTGAATTAAGAGATGGCATGTGTTCTG ACACTTCTAGTGAGAAACGCAATCAGTACGTCACCTTTACCAGATACCTTACGTACTTTGGTTTGTGCATAGCAACTTTCATCGTGTTCCAGAGCTCTACGTGGCTGGCAGCCCTCGTTGGGATAGCCGTAGGCGTGTATATTACCATGTCCGAAATATGGTTAAAAACTAGCCCCCAGGCCACTACTGCTCCATCACCAACGATACTCGATGATATTCTACAACAGTAG